A section of the Telopea speciosissima isolate NSW1024214 ecotype Mountain lineage chromosome 3, Tspe_v1, whole genome shotgun sequence genome encodes:
- the LOC122656554 gene encoding trihelix transcription factor ASIL2-like isoform X1, with the protein MDDTEDGARYPPNTYSVNYHQNSGSLHRPKLPLRNTSYSQPVDNEYVEEQDEEGEEEEEEEEEDEEDEENVAQRVVEEAEVDEDYNDDGRYNYHRRIEVDGEDSERHRKKRKLKNLALGYEFAPRVAAPSAAAAPPPPQPSFGARNSPVDWTEHETFVLLDAWGDRFLQLGRKSLRSDEWLEVANKVSEESNTVRTDTQCRNRLDTLKKKYKKEKMRLAETGSATSKWVYFKKMDMLMTASPRQPGLSCGFDSGEYVFMNPRIYLNRSNGLDEMRDSPGNSESSEGGEDDSDGLPPRRTRFREDADDGSSFRLLADSIQKFGEIYEKIENSKRQQMVELEKMRMEFHRDLEMQKRQILERTQAEIAKIRQCDDEDIDVSAENMSE; encoded by the exons ATGGATGACACGGAGGATGGTGCGAGGTATCCTCCCAACACTTACTCTGTAAATTACCATCAAAATTCCGGTTCGTTGCATCGTCCGAAGCTTCCGTTACGTAACACCTCTTATTCTCAACCCGTCGATAATGAATATGTTGAAGAACAAGACGAAgaaggggaggaagaagaa gaggaagaagaagaggatgaggaagatgaagaaaatgttGCCCAACGAGTTGTAGAAGAAGCCGAGGTCGATGAAGACTATAATGATGATGGCCGATACAATTATCATCGAAGGATTGAAGTAGATGGGGAAGATTCTGAAAGGCACAGGAAAAAACGAAAGCTAAAGAATCTAGCTTTAGGTTATGAGTTTGCACCACGGGTAGCTGCcccttctgctgctgctgctcctcctCCCCCGCAACCGTCTTTTGGCGCTCGGAATTCACCAGTTGATTGGACGGAACATGAGACTTTTGTtttattggatgcttggggTGATCGATTTCTTCAGCTTGGGAGAAAGAGTCTTCGTTCTGATGAATGGCTCGAAGTTGCCAATAAGGTCTCAGAAGAGTCAAATACTGTTAGGACAGACACTCAGTGTCGTAATCGTTTGGAtacattgaagaagaagtacaagaaggagaagatgagaTTAGCAGAAACTGGGAGTGCCACCAGTAAATGGGTTTACTTCAAGAAAATGGATATGTTAATGACGGCATCTCCAAGGCAACCTGGGCTCTCTTGTGGCTTCGATTCAGGAGAGTATGTCTTCATGAATCCTAGAATTTATTTAAATCGCTCTAATGGGTTGGATGAGATGAGGGACAGTCCGGGGAACTCAGAATCTTCAGaaggtggggaggatgattCAGATGGCCTTCCACCTAGGAGGACAAGATTTAGAGAGGATGCGGATGATGGGTCTTCGTTTAGGTTGCTCGCAGATTCAATTCAGAAGTTCGGTGAGATTTATGAGAAGATTGAAAACAGCAAGAGGCAACAAATGGTAGAATTGGAGAAAATGAGGATGGAGTTCCACAGAGATTTAGAAATGCAAAAGAGGCAGATTCTAGAGCGAACTCAGGCTGAGATTGCAAAAATTCGGCAATGTGATGATGAAGACATTGATGTTTCTGCTGAGAACATGAGCGAATGA
- the LOC122656554 gene encoding trihelix transcription factor ASIL1-like isoform X2, producing MDDTEDGARYPPNTYSVNYHQNSGSLHRPKLPLRNTSYSQPVDNEYVEEQDEEGEEEEGEGEGEGEGEEDEGEEDEEEDEEGEEEEEEEDEEDEENVAQRVVEEAEVDEDYNDDGRYNYHRRIEVDGEDSERHRKKRKLKNLALGYEFAPRVAAPSAAAAPPPPQPSFGARNSPVDWTEHETFVLLDAWGDRFLQLGRKSLRSDEWLEVANKVSEESNTVRTDTQCRNRLDTLKKKYKKEKMRLAETGSATSKWVYFKKMDMLMTASPRQPGLSCGFDSGEYVFMNPRIYLNRSNGLDEMRDSPGNSESSEGGEDDSDGLPPRRTRFREDADDGSSFRLLADSIQKFGEIYEKIENSKRQQMVELEKMRMEFHRDLEMQKRQILERTQAEIAKIRQCDDEDIDVSAENMSE from the exons ATGGATGACACGGAGGATGGTGCGAGGTATCCTCCCAACACTTACTCTGTAAATTACCATCAAAATTCCGGTTCGTTGCATCGTCCGAAGCTTCCGTTACGTAACACCTCTTATTCTCAACCCGTCGATAATGAATATGTTGAAGAACAAGACGAAgaaggggaggaagaagaaggagaaggagaaggagaaggagaaggagaagaagacgaaggagaagaagacgaagaagaagatgaagaaggagaagaagaa gaagaagaagaggatgaggaagatgaagaaaatgttGCCCAACGAGTTGTAGAAGAAGCCGAGGTCGATGAAGACTATAATGATGATGGCCGATACAATTATCATCGAAGGATTGAAGTAGATGGGGAAGATTCTGAAAGGCACAGGAAAAAACGAAAGCTAAAGAATCTAGCTTTAGGTTATGAGTTTGCACCACGGGTAGCTGCcccttctgctgctgctgctcctcctCCCCCGCAACCGTCTTTTGGCGCTCGGAATTCACCAGTTGATTGGACGGAACATGAGACTTTTGTtttattggatgcttggggTGATCGATTTCTTCAGCTTGGGAGAAAGAGTCTTCGTTCTGATGAATGGCTCGAAGTTGCCAATAAGGTCTCAGAAGAGTCAAATACTGTTAGGACAGACACTCAGTGTCGTAATCGTTTGGAtacattgaagaagaagtacaagaaggagaagatgagaTTAGCAGAAACTGGGAGTGCCACCAGTAAATGGGTTTACTTCAAGAAAATGGATATGTTAATGACGGCATCTCCAAGGCAACCTGGGCTCTCTTGTGGCTTCGATTCAGGAGAGTATGTCTTCATGAATCCTAGAATTTATTTAAATCGCTCTAATGGGTTGGATGAGATGAGGGACAGTCCGGGGAACTCAGAATCTTCAGaaggtggggaggatgattCAGATGGCCTTCCACCTAGGAGGACAAGATTTAGAGAGGATGCGGATGATGGGTCTTCGTTTAGGTTGCTCGCAGATTCAATTCAGAAGTTCGGTGAGATTTATGAGAAGATTGAAAACAGCAAGAGGCAACAAATGGTAGAATTGGAGAAAATGAGGATGGAGTTCCACAGAGATTTAGAAATGCAAAAGAGGCAGATTCTAGAGCGAACTCAGGCTGAGATTGCAAAAATTCGGCAATGTGATGATGAAGACATTGATGTTTCTGCTGAGAACATGAGCGAATGA